A single Streptomyces sannanensis DNA region contains:
- a CDS encoding maleylpyruvate isomerase family mycothiol-dependent enzyme — protein MSEALLRTLAQALAHLVTMVDTCDDDVLDPDTAVKWLEDSGHVLNQLSTEDQCRLTELFRQIALREPEGPWREALLRMPDGYGFDHDADERHRRYCHEAESQVGRFLQVVRDVDPATPVPTCPGWTFADLIKHHGTTHRWMAHLVRTGAMKRVRSRDVPLDLPPHPSGYQDWLAGSAAACLDTLRAAPPEMPMWTHGADRHVRFWPRRLLFEAVVHRADAELVLGREPDIGAETAIDGIDEFLENLPHLSDATWAGEPVSVRLCSGDGDAAWTVTFGGGDFAWRRSRDETLATATVRATSSSDLLLLVYGRYKPEADRFTVTGDRAALDRWLSATAL, from the coding sequence GTGAGCGAGGCGCTGCTGCGCACGCTGGCCCAGGCGTTGGCGCATCTGGTGACCATGGTCGACACCTGCGACGACGATGTGCTGGACCCGGACACGGCCGTGAAGTGGCTGGAGGACTCGGGCCATGTTCTGAACCAGCTCAGCACGGAGGATCAGTGCAGGCTGACCGAGCTGTTCCGGCAGATCGCGCTGCGTGAGCCCGAAGGCCCCTGGCGCGAGGCGCTGCTGAGGATGCCAGACGGTTATGGCTTCGACCACGATGCCGACGAACGTCACCGGCGCTATTGCCACGAGGCCGAGAGCCAGGTCGGGCGGTTTCTACAGGTTGTACGCGACGTGGACCCCGCCACGCCCGTCCCGACCTGCCCCGGCTGGACCTTCGCCGATCTGATCAAACACCACGGCACCACCCACCGCTGGATGGCGCATCTTGTGCGGACCGGAGCCATGAAGCGCGTCCGGTCGCGGGACGTCCCGCTCGACCTTCCCCCGCATCCCTCCGGGTATCAGGACTGGCTCGCGGGCAGCGCGGCGGCCTGTCTGGACACGTTGCGCGCCGCGCCCCCCGAGATGCCGATGTGGACGCACGGCGCCGACCGGCACGTACGGTTCTGGCCCCGCCGGCTGCTCTTCGAGGCCGTCGTCCATCGCGCCGATGCCGAGCTGGTCCTCGGCCGTGAGCCGGACATCGGCGCCGAGACGGCGATCGACGGCATCGACGAGTTCCTGGAGAACCTGCCGCACCTCAGTGACGCCACCTGGGCCGGAGAGCCCGTCTCGGTGCGGCTGTGCTCGGGCGACGGAGACGCCGCCTGGACGGTGACCTTCGGCGGCGGCGACTTCGCGTGGCGCCGCAGCCGCGACGAGACGTTGGCGACCGCCACCGTGCGTGCGACGAGCAGCAGCGATCTGCTGCTGCTCGTTTATGGCCGATACAAGCCGGAAGCCGACCGTTTCACCGTCACCGGCGATCGAGCGGCACTGGACCGCTGGCTCTCCGCCACCGCTTTGTGA
- the bioB gene encoding biotin synthase BioB — MDLLNTLVDKGLRRELPTREEALAVLATPDDDVLDVVAAAGKVRRHWFGRRVKLNYLVNLKSGLCPEDCSYCSQRLGSKAEILKYTWLKPEEASAAAAAGVAGGAKRVCLVASGRGPTDRDVDRVSQTIEAIKEQNEGVEVCACLGLLSNGQAERLRTAGADAYNHNLNTSEGTYGDITTTHTYADRVDTVQQAQAAGLSACSGLIAGMGESDEDLVDVVFALRDLDPDSVPVNFLIPFEGTPLAKEWNLTPQKCLRILAMVRFVCPDIEVRIAGGREVHLRSMQPLALHLANSIFLGDYLTSEGQAGKADLEMIADAGFEVEGAGTTTLPEHRADALAAAGSGCGSHGGGGCAPCGDGAAEPAAAACGSAPAAEPAAGAADARTELVAVRRRGAGTDLPPNA; from the coding sequence ATGGACCTGCTGAACACGCTGGTGGACAAGGGGCTGCGGCGCGAGCTGCCGACCCGTGAAGAGGCGCTCGCCGTGCTGGCGACCCCGGACGACGACGTACTCGATGTGGTGGCCGCGGCCGGCAAGGTGCGTCGGCATTGGTTCGGGCGACGGGTGAAACTCAACTATCTCGTCAACCTGAAGTCCGGACTCTGCCCCGAGGACTGCTCGTACTGCTCCCAGCGGCTCGGCTCCAAGGCCGAGATCCTCAAGTACACCTGGCTCAAGCCGGAGGAGGCGTCCGCGGCGGCTGCCGCGGGCGTGGCGGGCGGCGCCAAGCGGGTCTGCCTGGTGGCCAGCGGCCGTGGACCGACCGACCGTGACGTGGACCGGGTGTCCCAGACCATCGAGGCCATCAAGGAGCAGAACGAGGGCGTCGAGGTGTGCGCCTGCCTCGGACTGCTGTCCAACGGGCAGGCCGAGCGGCTGCGGACCGCCGGCGCCGACGCGTACAACCACAACCTCAATACGTCCGAGGGGACGTACGGGGATATTACGACCACTCACACCTACGCCGACCGCGTCGACACCGTGCAGCAGGCCCAGGCGGCCGGGCTGTCCGCCTGCTCCGGTCTGATCGCGGGCATGGGCGAGAGCGACGAGGACCTCGTCGATGTCGTCTTCGCGCTGCGCGACCTCGACCCCGACTCGGTGCCGGTGAACTTCCTGATCCCGTTCGAGGGCACCCCGCTCGCCAAGGAGTGGAACCTCACCCCGCAGAAGTGCCTGCGCATCCTCGCCATGGTGCGGTTCGTCTGCCCCGACATCGAGGTGCGGATCGCCGGCGGGCGCGAGGTCCATCTGCGCTCGATGCAGCCGCTCGCGCTGCACCTGGCCAACTCGATCTTCCTCGGCGACTACCTCACCAGTGAGGGCCAGGCCGGCAAGGCCGACCTGGAGATGATCGCCGACGCCGGTTTCGAGGTGGAGGGCGCCGGCACCACCACGCTGCCCGAGCACCGTGCCGACGCGCTCGCGGCCGCCGGATCGGGCTGCGGCTCGCACGGCGGCGGTGGCTGCGCCCCCTGCGGCGACGGTGCGGCCGAACCTGCCGCCGCCGCGTGCGGGTCCGCCCCGGCGGCCGAACCTGCCGCCGGCGCCGCCGACGCACGCACCGAGCTGGTCGCCGTGCGCCGCCGGGGCGCCGGAACCGACCTGCCGCCCAATGCCTGA
- a CDS encoding LLM class F420-dependent oxidoreductase: protein MTRPFRFGVNMLTPGVGDEWRKRCRRAEELGYDVILVPDHLGMPAPFPAVVAAAYATERPRVGTFVLNAAFWKPALLAREIATTDALTDGRLEVGLGTGYVREEHERAQVEWRSPGARVDHLRRVVEELDRLLDDESHVPQSVQRPRPPLLIGANGDRMLRLTAKHAEIAAFPGARTGKDGMLLPLTAEELDERVAAYRRFAAGRETPAELNLLVQRVTVGPDRRAAARELMPYVPHLTEEQVLDLPLMLAGTTRQIADQLREQRERYGFSYITVLDPAMETFAPVIEELRGT from the coding sequence ATGACAAGGCCGTTCCGGTTCGGCGTCAACATGCTGACGCCGGGGGTGGGCGACGAATGGCGCAAGCGGTGCCGCCGGGCGGAGGAACTCGGGTACGACGTCATCCTGGTGCCCGACCACCTCGGTATGCCCGCCCCGTTCCCGGCCGTCGTGGCAGCCGCGTACGCCACCGAGCGGCCCCGGGTCGGCACCTTTGTGCTGAACGCGGCCTTCTGGAAGCCCGCGCTGCTGGCCCGGGAGATCGCCACCACGGACGCGCTCACGGACGGACGTCTGGAGGTCGGCCTGGGCACCGGCTACGTCCGGGAGGAGCACGAGCGGGCCCAGGTGGAGTGGCGCTCGCCGGGCGCGCGGGTGGACCACCTGCGGCGTGTCGTCGAGGAGCTGGACCGGCTGCTGGACGACGAGAGCCATGTACCGCAGTCGGTGCAGCGGCCCAGGCCCCCGCTGCTCATCGGAGCCAACGGCGACCGGATGCTGCGGCTGACCGCGAAGCACGCCGAGATCGCGGCGTTCCCCGGGGCTCGTACGGGGAAGGACGGGATGCTGCTCCCTCTCACGGCCGAGGAGCTGGACGAGCGGGTTGCCGCCTACCGACGCTTCGCGGCCGGGCGCGAGACCCCGGCGGAGCTGAATCTGCTGGTGCAGCGGGTCACGGTCGGCCCGGACCGCCGGGCGGCGGCGCGCGAGCTCATGCCGTACGTGCCGCATCTCACCGAGGAACAGGTCCTGGACCTGCCGCTGATGCTGGCCGGTACGACGCGGCAGATCGCCGATCAGCTGCGTGAGCAGCGGGAGCGTTACGGCTTCTCGTACATCACCGTGCTCGACCCCGCCATGGAGACGTTCGCCCCTGTGATCGAGGAGCTCCGCGGCACCTGA
- a CDS encoding holin: MFTAAFWKATAERAIRTFAQSLAAVLMAGATNLLDVDWQAALATAGLATLVAVLMAVGSSGIGKPGPGLTETTEGAATPARRAVAGPAGQPADG, from the coding sequence ATGTTCACTGCCGCCTTCTGGAAGGCCACCGCCGAGCGCGCGATCCGCACCTTCGCGCAGTCCCTCGCCGCCGTCCTCATGGCCGGAGCCACGAACCTCCTTGACGTCGACTGGCAGGCGGCCCTGGCCACGGCGGGCCTGGCCACCCTGGTCGCGGTGCTCATGGCAGTGGGCTCCTCGGGCATCGGCAAGCCCGGTCCGGGCCTCACGGAGACCACGGAAGGAGCGGCCACTCCCGCCCGCCGTGCGGTCGCCGGCCCGGCCGGCCAGCCGGCCGACGGGTAG
- a CDS encoding SGNH/GDSL hydrolase family protein → MTMNATYTSLVAVGDSFTEGMSDLLPDGSYRGWADLLAERLAARTPGFRYANLAVRGKLIGQIVDDQVDRAAAMRADVVTLVGGLNDALRPKCDMGRVLGLLEEAVERLTPACGQLVLMRSPGREGPVMERFRPRMEQLFAHIGGLAERHGALVVDLYGAPALGDPRMWDVDRLHLTAEGHERVAEAVWQTLGLEPAHDWRAPLPPAVRPDWLTRRTGDLRFAREYLLPWIGRRLTGRSSGDGRPPKRPELLPYEPGQS, encoded by the coding sequence ATGACGATGAATGCCACCTACACCAGTCTTGTCGCGGTCGGTGACTCCTTTACGGAGGGCATGTCGGACCTGTTGCCTGACGGCTCGTACCGCGGCTGGGCTGATCTGCTGGCCGAGCGGCTGGCGGCCCGCACCCCCGGCTTCCGGTACGCGAATCTCGCAGTGCGCGGAAAGCTGATCGGGCAGATCGTGGACGATCAGGTCGACCGGGCCGCCGCCATGCGGGCCGACGTGGTGACACTGGTCGGCGGGCTCAATGACGCACTGCGGCCCAAGTGCGACATGGGCCGGGTACTGGGCCTGCTCGAGGAGGCGGTGGAACGGCTGACGCCCGCCTGCGGGCAGCTGGTGCTGATGCGCAGCCCGGGCCGGGAGGGCCCGGTGATGGAGCGATTCCGGCCGCGCATGGAACAGCTCTTCGCCCACATCGGGGGTCTCGCCGAGCGGCACGGCGCGCTCGTCGTCGATCTGTACGGGGCGCCGGCGCTGGGCGACCCCCGGATGTGGGACGTGGACCGGCTGCATCTGACGGCCGAGGGGCACGAGCGGGTCGCCGAGGCGGTCTGGCAGACACTTGGCCTGGAGCCGGCGCACGACTGGCGCGCGCCGCTCCCGCCCGCCGTGCGGCCGGACTGGCTGACCCGACGCACGGGTGACCTGCGGTTCGCGCGTGAATATCTGCTTCCGTGGATCGGCCGACGCCTGACCGGCCGCTCCTCCGGGGACGGCCGTCCGCCGAAGCGGCCGGAGCTGCTGCCCTACGAGCCCGGCCAGTCGTAG
- a CDS encoding adenosylmethionine--8-amino-7-oxononanoate transaminase, whose translation MPEPVLTPDELRALDREHVWHPYGPMPGRQEPLVVESAAGVRLRLAEPAHGQRELIDGMSSWWSAVHGYNHPVLNAAARNQLDRMSHVMFGGLTHEPAVRLATALVEITPEPLRHVFLADSGSVSVEVAVKMCLQYWRSVGKPAKQRLLTWRGGYHGDTWQPMSVCDPEGGMHELWSGVLPRQVFADAPPAEYDPEYDRRLRELIGAHADELAAVIVEPVVQGAGGMRFHSPEYLRVLREACDEHDVLLVFDEIATGFGRTGALFAAEHADVSPDVMCVGKALTGGYMTLAATLCTSRVAEGISQGEVPVLAHGPTFMGNPLAASVALASIGLLLSQDWQQEVKRLETGLRDGLAAAVELPGVRDVRVLGGIGVVQLDHEIDMAAATAAAVREGVWLRPFRDLVYTMPPYVTADEDVARICRAVSAAAAAG comes from the coding sequence ATGCCTGAGCCGGTCCTCACCCCGGACGAGCTGCGTGCCCTGGACCGGGAGCACGTCTGGCATCCGTACGGCCCGATGCCCGGCCGGCAGGAGCCGCTCGTCGTCGAGTCCGCGGCCGGGGTGCGGCTGCGGCTTGCCGAACCGGCGCACGGGCAGCGTGAACTGATCGACGGAATGTCCTCCTGGTGGTCGGCCGTTCACGGCTACAACCACCCGGTCCTCAACGCGGCGGCCCGCAACCAGCTCGACCGGATGAGCCATGTGATGTTCGGCGGGCTCACCCATGAGCCCGCCGTCCGGCTCGCCACCGCGCTGGTGGAGATCACCCCCGAGCCGCTGCGCCATGTCTTCCTCGCCGACTCCGGTTCGGTGTCGGTCGAGGTCGCCGTCAAGATGTGCCTGCAATACTGGCGGTCTGTCGGGAAGCCGGCCAAGCAGCGGCTGCTGACCTGGCGTGGTGGCTACCACGGGGACACCTGGCAGCCGATGTCGGTCTGTGACCCCGAGGGCGGCATGCACGAGCTGTGGTCCGGGGTGCTGCCGCGGCAGGTCTTCGCCGACGCGCCGCCGGCCGAGTACGACCCGGAGTACGACCGCCGTCTGCGCGAGCTGATCGGGGCCCACGCGGACGAGCTGGCCGCAGTGATCGTCGAGCCGGTGGTGCAGGGCGCGGGCGGAATGCGCTTCCACTCCCCCGAGTACCTGCGGGTGCTGCGGGAGGCCTGCGACGAGCACGACGTACTGCTCGTCTTCGACGAGATCGCCACCGGCTTCGGCCGTACGGGGGCGCTCTTCGCGGCGGAGCACGCGGACGTCTCGCCCGATGTGATGTGTGTCGGCAAGGCTCTGACCGGCGGTTACATGACCCTGGCGGCGACGCTGTGCACCTCCCGCGTGGCGGAGGGGATCTCCCAGGGCGAGGTCCCGGTGCTGGCGCACGGTCCGACGTTCATGGGCAACCCGCTGGCGGCGTCGGTGGCCCTGGCCTCGATCGGGCTGCTGCTGTCCCAGGACTGGCAGCAGGAGGTCAAGCGGCTGGAGACCGGCCTGCGGGACGGTCTCGCAGCTGCCGTGGAGCTTCCCGGCGTCCGCGATGTGCGCGTGCTGGGCGGCATCGGTGTCGTACAGCTGGACCACGAGATCGACATGGCCGCGGCGACCGCTGCGGCCGTACGCGAGGGCGTGTGGCTGCGGCCGTTCCGTGACCTCGTGTACACGATGCCGCCCTATGTGACGGCTGACGAGGACGTGGCGCGGATCTGCCGCGCGGTGTCCGCGGCCGCTGCCGCGGGCTGA
- a CDS encoding hemolysin family protein, with product MTVIQILIGLLTLVVNAFFVGAEFALVSVRRSQIEPLADEGHRRARSVLWGLEHVSALMAAAQLGITLCTLVLGVVAEPAIEHLLEPFFHAVGVPEGMTRPISFVIALAAATYLHMLFGEMVPKNVALAEPLRTALLLGPPLVTLSRALRPVIFGVNSVANGLLKLLRVEVKGEVSATFSDDELARLVTDSGDAGLLDDRAAERLHDALELGRRPVRDVVVPLKRVIRAGVGTTPEELERLSYESGYSRFPVVDEEGRILGYLHVKDALDAAPRDVPFPVSAMRPIARVRAAAPLDDVLTALRRSRTHLAAALDDDGRLAGLVTMEDVLRELVGRPD from the coding sequence ATGACCGTCATCCAGATCCTCATCGGCCTGCTGACACTGGTCGTCAACGCGTTCTTCGTCGGCGCTGAATTCGCGCTGGTCTCGGTACGCCGCAGCCAGATCGAGCCGCTGGCGGACGAGGGGCACCGGCGGGCCCGCAGTGTCCTGTGGGGCCTGGAACACGTGTCGGCGCTGATGGCGGCGGCACAGCTGGGCATCACGCTGTGCACACTGGTGCTCGGTGTGGTGGCCGAGCCGGCCATCGAGCATCTGCTGGAACCGTTCTTCCACGCCGTCGGAGTGCCCGAAGGCATGACCCGGCCCATCTCGTTCGTGATCGCACTGGCCGCGGCGACGTATCTGCACATGCTCTTCGGCGAGATGGTGCCGAAGAACGTCGCACTGGCCGAGCCCCTGCGGACCGCGCTGCTGCTCGGCCCGCCGCTGGTGACGCTGTCGCGTGCGCTGCGCCCCGTGATCTTCGGGGTCAACTCCGTCGCCAACGGGCTGCTGAAGCTGCTCCGGGTGGAGGTCAAGGGAGAGGTGAGTGCCACCTTCTCCGACGACGAGCTGGCCCGGCTGGTCACCGACTCGGGCGACGCGGGACTGCTCGACGATCGTGCGGCCGAGCGGCTGCACGACGCACTGGAGCTGGGCCGGCGCCCGGTGCGGGACGTGGTGGTGCCCCTGAAGCGGGTGATCCGCGCCGGCGTCGGGACCACTCCCGAGGAGCTGGAGCGGCTCTCGTACGAATCCGGGTACTCCCGCTTCCCGGTCGTCGACGAGGAAGGCCGGATCCTGGGCTACCTGCACGTCAAGGACGCGCTGGACGCGGCGCCCCGCGATGTGCCGTTCCCGGTGAGCGCGATGCGCCCGATCGCCCGGGTACGGGCCGCGGCGCCGCTGGACGACGTACTGACCGCGCTGCGCCGCAGCCGTACGCACCTGGCGGCGGCACTGGACGACGACGGCAGGCTGGCGGGCCTGGTCACGATGGAGGACGTGCTGCGCGAACTGGTGGGGCGGCCGGACTGA
- a CDS encoding hemolysin family protein, translated as MTEVLLLIVAVLLSLACGAFVAAEFSLTTVERSDLERAVERGERGAASALKAVRSLTFQLSGAQLGITVTNLVIGMLSEPSIAKLLHGPLTAIGLSSSTASSAALVIGTALSTVFLMVVGELVPKNWAISAPLTMAKVVATPQRMFSTAFRPFISHLNNTANRTVRRLGLEPAEELASARSPQELVALARHSAKEGALEADTAELFVRTLNLAELTAENVMTPRVQVTALELQATAEDVANATRATGLSRFPVYRGSLDAVVGIAHIKDVLAIPAESRPRVPVAQMLREPLLVPETLTVDRLLDRLSGMRTMAVVIDEYGGTAGVVTLEDIVEEVVGEVRDEHDPHETPDLATAGEDADGRALYSADGAARTDQLETIGLRVPEGPYETLAGLIANELGRIPAVGDHFELAGWRLDVVDASGRRAARVLLHAPLHDARGEAGR; from the coding sequence ATGACCGAAGTGCTCCTGCTCATCGTGGCCGTGCTCCTCTCGCTGGCCTGTGGAGCATTCGTCGCGGCGGAGTTCTCGCTGACCACGGTCGAGCGCAGTGATCTGGAACGGGCCGTGGAGCGCGGCGAACGGGGCGCGGCGAGCGCCCTGAAGGCCGTGCGCAGCCTCACCTTCCAGCTGTCCGGCGCCCAGCTCGGCATCACCGTCACCAATCTGGTGATCGGCATGCTCTCCGAGCCTTCCATCGCGAAACTGCTCCACGGCCCCCTCACGGCGATCGGGCTGTCCAGCAGCACGGCCTCTTCCGCGGCCCTGGTGATCGGCACCGCCCTGTCCACGGTCTTCCTGATGGTCGTCGGCGAACTGGTGCCGAAGAACTGGGCCATCTCCGCTCCGCTCACCATGGCGAAGGTGGTCGCCACCCCGCAGCGGATGTTCAGCACGGCCTTCCGCCCGTTCATCAGCCACCTCAACAACACGGCCAACCGCACGGTACGCCGCCTCGGCCTGGAACCCGCCGAGGAACTCGCCTCCGCCCGCAGCCCTCAGGAGCTGGTGGCACTGGCACGGCATTCCGCCAAGGAGGGCGCACTGGAGGCGGACACCGCCGAGTTGTTCGTGCGCACGCTCAATCTCGCGGAGCTGACGGCGGAGAACGTGATGACACCCCGGGTTCAGGTCACCGCCCTGGAACTGCAGGCGACGGCGGAGGATGTCGCCAACGCCACCCGCGCCACCGGCCTGTCCCGGTTCCCCGTCTACCGCGGCAGCCTGGACGCGGTCGTCGGCATCGCGCACATCAAGGACGTCCTGGCGATCCCGGCGGAAAGCCGGCCGAGGGTTCCGGTCGCGCAGATGCTGCGCGAGCCACTGCTCGTACCGGAGACGCTGACCGTGGACCGGCTGCTCGACCGGCTGTCCGGCATGCGCACCATGGCCGTCGTGATCGACGAGTACGGCGGCACGGCCGGAGTCGTGACCCTGGAGGACATCGTCGAGGAGGTCGTCGGCGAGGTGCGCGACGAGCACGATCCGCACGAAACCCCCGACCTGGCCACCGCCGGTGAGGACGCCGACGGGCGGGCGCTGTACTCGGCGGACGGCGCGGCCAGGACCGACCAGCTGGAGACGATCGGGCTGCGGGTGCCCGAGGGCCCGTACGAGACGCTCGCCGGGCTGATCGCGAACGAGCTGGGACGCATCCCGGCCGTGGGCGATCACTTCGAGCTGGCCGGCTGGCGGCTCGATGTGGTGGACGCTTCGGGTCGGCGCGCGGCCCGTGTGCTACTGCACGCTCCCCTTCATGACGCACGTGGGGAGGCCGGGCGATGA
- a CDS encoding class I SAM-dependent methyltransferase, translated as MPQRSSKIPRDAVHHPLFARFYARISVTADLRGGVAAHREELLAGLFGRVLEIGAGNGLNFAHYPAAVSEVVAIEPERTLRRLAQEAALRADVPVDVVPGAAEALPVKSEAFDAAVVSLVLCTVRDLPRSLAEIRRVLRPGGELRFFEHGLAQGRAMPLVQRALDRTVWPLLFGGCHTARDPLAAIEAAGFEIDGYRRLRVPEHGPTLPTSACVLGTARRPALKE; from the coding sequence GTGCCGCAGCGCAGCAGCAAGATCCCCCGGGACGCCGTGCATCACCCGCTCTTCGCCCGCTTCTATGCCCGTATCAGCGTCACCGCCGATCTCAGAGGCGGAGTGGCCGCGCACCGGGAGGAGTTGCTCGCCGGGCTGTTCGGACGCGTGCTCGAGATCGGTGCGGGCAACGGCCTGAACTTCGCGCACTATCCGGCGGCCGTCTCCGAGGTCGTGGCGATCGAGCCGGAGCGCACCCTGCGCCGGCTGGCGCAGGAGGCCGCCCTGCGTGCGGACGTTCCGGTCGATGTGGTGCCGGGAGCCGCCGAGGCTCTGCCGGTGAAGAGCGAGGCATTCGACGCGGCCGTGGTGTCGCTCGTGCTGTGCACGGTGCGGGATCTGCCGCGCTCGCTCGCGGAGATCCGACGGGTGCTCAGGCCCGGCGGGGAACTTCGGTTCTTCGAGCACGGCCTGGCGCAGGGCCGGGCAATGCCACTGGTCCAGCGGGCCCTGGACCGGACGGTATGGCCCCTGCTGTTCGGCGGCTGCCACACCGCCCGCGACCCGCTCGCCGCAATCGAGGCGGCCGGCTTCGAGATCGACGGCTACCGGCGGCTGCGCGTCCCGGAGCACGGCCCCACGCTCCCGACATCCGCGTGCGTACTGGGAACAGCCCGTCGCCCGGCGCTGAAGGAGTAG
- a CDS encoding FtsX-like permease family protein — MSAAPSAARARGLTKAYGTGETTVLALDSVDVDIARGRFTAVMGPSGSGKSTLMHCLAGLDTVSAGQVWLGDTEITGLKERELTRLRRDRIGFVFQAFNLLPTLTAAENITLPMDIAGRRPDRDWLERTGMSPSEVRFAVLGVVNTLALSVVERTREIGLLRAIGLSRVQLRRMIRLESVVIAVFGALLGLGLGMIWGVAVQQVLALEGMTALAIPWGTILAVVAGSVVVGLVAAVLPALRASRMNVLAAIAHE; from the coding sequence GTGTCCGCAGCACCTTCGGCCGCGCGCGCTCGCGGTCTCACCAAGGCGTACGGCACGGGCGAGACGACGGTGCTCGCCCTGGACTCGGTCGATGTGGACATCGCCCGCGGCCGGTTCACGGCCGTGATGGGCCCCTCCGGCTCGGGCAAGTCCACACTGATGCACTGCCTGGCGGGGCTGGACACCGTGTCGGCAGGGCAGGTGTGGCTGGGCGACACCGAGATCACCGGTCTGAAGGAGCGTGAGCTCACGCGGCTGCGCCGGGACCGGATCGGCTTTGTGTTCCAGGCGTTCAATCTGCTGCCCACGCTCACCGCGGCCGAGAACATCACGCTGCCGATGGACATCGCCGGCCGCAGGCCCGACCGTGACTGGCTGGAGAGAACTGGTATGTCACCGAGCGAAGTCCGGTTCGCCGTGCTCGGTGTGGTCAACACGCTCGCCCTGTCGGTCGTCGAACGCACCCGCGAGATCGGGCTGTTACGTGCGATCGGGCTTTCGAGGGTCCAGCTGCGCCGCATGATCCGGCTGGAATCCGTCGTGATCGCCGTATTCGGCGCGCTGCTGGGCCTCGGTCTGGGCATGATCTGGGGGGTGGCCGTCCAGCAGGTGCTGGCGCTCGAGGGCATGACCGCGCTCGCCATTCCCTGGGGGACGATCCTCGCGGTCGTGGCCGGCTCGGTGGTCGTGGGGCTCGTCGCCGCGGTGCTCCCGGCGCTGCGGGCGTCGCGGATGAATGTGCTGGCCGCCATCGCGCACGAGTAG
- the bioD gene encoding dethiobiotin synthase, with the protein MTVMVVSGTGTEIGKTIVTAAVAAAAAAQGRTVAVLKPAQTGLAPDEPGDAAEAARLAGDGVTGVELARFPEPLAPETSARRAGMTPVGPEEVAEAARKLAAEYDLVLVEGAGGLLVRFDDKGGTLADAARLLDAPVLVVAPAGLGTLNMTALTAEALRARQLECAGVVVGSWPAEPDLAARCNLADLPASADAPLLGVIPEGAGALAPADFRASAVTWLAPALGGGWDAERFVRDEG; encoded by the coding sequence ATGACCGTGATGGTGGTCAGCGGAACGGGCACGGAGATCGGCAAGACGATCGTGACGGCGGCCGTCGCCGCCGCCGCGGCGGCCCAGGGCCGTACCGTCGCCGTACTCAAGCCCGCGCAGACCGGGCTCGCTCCGGACGAGCCCGGTGACGCGGCGGAGGCCGCGCGGCTGGCGGGCGACGGGGTGACCGGTGTCGAACTGGCCCGCTTTCCCGAACCCCTGGCGCCGGAGACCTCCGCCCGCCGCGCCGGGATGACGCCGGTGGGACCGGAGGAGGTCGCCGAAGCGGCACGCAAGCTGGCCGCCGAGTACGACCTGGTGCTGGTCGAGGGCGCGGGCGGACTCCTGGTCCGCTTCGACGACAAGGGCGGCACGCTCGCGGACGCGGCACGACTGCTGGACGCGCCCGTGCTGGTGGTGGCGCCCGCGGGACTGGGCACGCTCAACATGACAGCGCTGACCGCGGAGGCCCTGCGGGCGCGGCAACTGGAGTGCGCCGGCGTCGTGGTGGGCAGCTGGCCCGCGGAGCCGGACCTGGCGGCCCGGTGCAACCTGGCGGACCTCCCTGCGTCGGCGGACGCTCCGCTGCTGGGCGTGATCCCGGAGGGCGCGGGCGCACTGGCCCCGGCGGACTTCCGGGCAAGCGCGGTGACATGGCTGGCCCCGGCTCTCGGCGGCGGCTGGGACGCGGAACGGTTCGTACGCGACGAGGGGTGA